Genomic window (Candidatus Nealsonbacteria bacterium):
ATTTACCCTTTATTAAAAAAATATAAAATTGATCTTCTTTTTTCTCCTTCGCCAGCTGCCCCATTTTTTTATAAAAATAAGATTGTAGTGATTCATGATTGCGCCTATGATAGATTTAAAGAATTTGAAAATTTACTTTCAAAAATTTATTTTAGGGCAATGTTTTATGGGGCGAAATATTTTAGTAGAAAGATAATTACTAGTTCTAACTTTTCTAAAAAAGAATTAGTAGAAATTTATAAAATAAACCCAGAAAAAATAGAAGTTATTTATGGAGGGGTACCGGAGATGCCAGAAGTGAGCGATGAAATTGTTAAAACTACCTTAAATAAATTTAAAATCGATAAGCCATATTTTTTCTATGTTGGCAATTGGCGGCCAAGAAAAAATTTGTCAGGCCTAATTAAAGCTTTTAAGTTATTTAGAGAAAAGGGCCTTGATTATCTTTTAGTAATTGGAGGGAGAAAAGACAAAAGATTTTTGGATTTGGAAAAAGAAATTAAAGGAAATCGATTGGAAGGAAAAGTTATTTTGACTGATACTGTTTCCAGGGAAGAAATATCCAGCCTTTATCAAAAAGCCAAAGCTTTAACTTTTCCTTCTTTTTATGAGGGATTTGGCCTTCCCGTATTAGAAAGTCAAAGTTTAGGGATACCGGTTTTGACTTCAAATACTTCTTCTTTGCCAGAAGTGGCTGGCGATTCGGTTTTGTATGTAGATCCTTATAATTTGGAAGAAATTGCCAGAGGAATGGAGAAAATTGTTTTAGATGAAAAATTGAGAGAGGATTTAATTAAAAAAGGATTTGAAAATATAAAAAGATTTTCCTGGGAAAAGGCGGCAAAAGAAACTTTAAAAGTTTTAAAAGAGGCTTACTTAGTACGCGGATAGAGGCGAGGATGTTAAATTTGACATTAAAAAGATGCTTTGCATCTTTTATTTTTTTAGCCTTGACAAGTTAAATTTTGCGCACTAAAATCAGTGTAGTGAATAAAAAGAGGAATTTTTGTTCATTTTAACACAGAAATATGATAAAAAACATTATTTTACAACATAAATTAGAGCAGGAAAAATTTCTTTCCAAAGAATATATTACCCGAGAAAAACTTAATTTTGCTAAGAAATTTTTGGATAAGGATTTAATAAAGGTAATTACTGGGCCAAGAAGGAGTGGGAAATCTGTATTTTCTATTTTACTTTTAAAGAGGAAGGAGTTTGCTTACTTAAATTTTGACGATGAAAATCTCTTAAAATTTAAAAATTACGATGAAATTGTAAAGACAATTCTTGAGGTTTATCCTAAAAGTAAATATGTTTTATTTGATGAAATTCAAAATTTAGAAAATTGGGAGTTTTTTGTAAATAAGCTCCAAAGAAGAGGATATAACCTGATTTTAACTGGTTCAAATGCAAAACTTTTAAGTAAAGAATTAGGAACAGTTCTAACCGGGAGATACATTCCAATAGAGATTTTTCCTTTTAGTTTTAAGGAGTTTTTAATAACCAAAAACTTTGAAATAAAAAAAGAATATCTTGAAATTCCCGAGACAAAAGGAAAAATTTTTAATTATTTAGACAACTATCTTAAAAATGGTGGTTTTCCGGAAGTTGTTGTTAAAAATTTAGAAGCAAAGGACTATCTGGAGACACTTTTTGATGCTATTTTACTTAAAGATGTAGTCAAGAGATATGGTGTCAGATTTTCTCAAAAAATTTATGATTTGGCTATTTATTTAGTCAGTAATTTTTCTTCCGAATTTAGTTTTACAAAATTAAAAAATATTCTGAATTTTCGGAGTGTAAATACGGTTCAAAATTATTTAAGATATCTTGAAGAGGCTTATTTAGTTTTTTCATTAGATAGATTTTCTTTTAAGACAAAAGAACAAATTAGGTCTCCCAGAAAAATTTATCTTGTTGATAACGGCTTTATTTTAGCAAAATCATTTCAATTTTCTCAAAATATAGGAAAACTAATGGAAAATTTAGTTTTGGTTGAAATTTTAAGAAGGGGATGTGAATTAAATAAAGATATTTTTTATTATAAAACTAGAAATGAAAGGAAAATTGATTTTATTTTAAAAGAAGGATTAAAGATTAAAAAGTTGATTCAAGTTTGTTATGACCCAAATGATTTAGACACACAAAAGAGAGAATTAAAATCTTTAGTTGAGGCAAGCGAGGAGTTAAATTGTAATGATTTATTAATTATCACTTGGGATTATGAAGGAGACAAATGGTTTAAAGGAAAAAAAATTAAATTTATTCCCCTATGGAAATGGCTGATAAGTGATTAATTTTGCTTATATTATGAAATTGATTTATGAAAATTCTTCAAGTAAATAAATTATACTCTCCCTGGATCGGAGGAGTGGAAAAAGCTGTTCAAGACATTGCCGAAGGGTTAAATGGAAAGGATAATTTTGAAATTGAGGTTTTAGTTTGTCAGCCGAGGGGTTGTGGGAAGATTGAAGAAATTAATGGGGTGAAGGTGACTAAAGCCGGAAGTTTGGGAATGTTTTGGGGGATGCCAATTTCTTTTTCTTTTTTAAGTTTATTTAAAAAACTCTCAAAAGAAGCGGATATTATTAATTTCCATCATCCCTTTCCCTTGGGAGATTTGGCAATTTTTTTATTTAAGCCAAAAGCGAAATTAATAGTTCATTATCATTCAGATATTATCAGGCAGAAGGTCTTAGAGATTTTTTTTAAACCGCTGATTTTTAATACCCTAAAAGGGGCAGAGAAAATTTTGATTTCAAACCCAAATTTAATAAAAAGTTCTTCCTATTTGCAAAGCCGACGAAAATGAAATTCAAAAAATAAAAGAAAAATACGGCAAATTTATTTTATTTGTCGGACGGCTCAATTATTATAAAGGTCTCGGATATTTGGTTGAGGCAATGAAAGACGTTGAGGCAAAATTAATAATTACTGGCGAGGGGCCGGAAAAAAAGAACTTAGAATTCAAGATTAAGAATTTAAAATTAGAAGATAAAATTTATTTTTTGTCCCTTCGGCTGGGAAAAGAATTAATAAATTTTTATCATGCTTGCTCGGTTTTTGTTTTGCCGTCTATCTTTAAATCGGAGGCCTTTGGTATTGTCTTAATTGAAGCCATGGCTTGCGGAAAACCAATTGTTTCCACCGAATTGGGGACGGGCACTTCTTTTGTAAATCAGGACGGGGTTACCGGTTTTGTTGTTCCGCCCCAAAATAGCAGGGCTTTGTCTCAAGCCATTCAAAAAATAATTGAAAATAAAAAATTAGCCCAAGAATTCGGCCAAAATAGCATTAAAAGAGTAAAAGAATTATTTTCAAAAGAAAAAAATTTAGAAAAAATTATCTCAATATACGAAAATCTGTTATGAAGATTTTGTTTTCTAAAACTCCCGATTTCAATCGTGGAGAGTGTCAATTTAATCTACCATACTTATCTTCAATTCTTATTATATCATCTTCGCCCAAATATTGACCATTTTGAATTTCAATTATTTCTAAGGGTTTTTTGCCAAAATTTTCTAAACAATGTTTAGCGCCCCTGGGAATATCAATGCTTTGATGGGGTTTTAAAAAAAAGACGGAATCATTTAATTTTACTTTTGCCCTACCCCTCAAAACAGTCCAATGCTCTTTTCTTTTGTTATGAAATTGCAAACTTAATTTTTCCCCCGGTTTAACAACCAATTTTTTTACCTTAAAATTATCTCCTTCTTCAATCAGGGTAAAAAACCCCCAGGGCCGATAGACGGTCGGGTGTTGTAGATATTGAGATAAATTATTATTTTTTATTTTTTCAAAAATATTTTTTAATTGAGAGGTTTTTTCTCTGTCGGCGACTAAAAGGGCGTCTTCGGTATCAACAACAATCAAGTCCTTCAAACCAATGGCGGCAATAATTCTTTTGGGGGCGCCGTAAATTAAACAACTCTGACAATCGGAAGAAAAAACCCTTTCTTTAAAAACATTTTTGGCTGAATTTTTTGCCGAGAGCCGATATAAAGAATTCCAAGAACCAATGTCTTGCCATTTGAAATTAACCGGCCGAACCCGAATTTTTTGGGAATGTTCCAAAACCCCTTTGTCAATAGAGACCGGTTCTAAATTTTGATAAAGCTTGGAAAATTTTTCAAGATTTTGATAAGATGAAACTGCTCGGTAAATTTTTGGTAAGAATTTTTTAAGTTCTTTTAATATTATTTCGGCCTTCCAAAGAAAAATCCCGCTATTTAAAAAGCATTTTTCTTTAATTAATTTTTTAATCGTTTCTAAATCCGGCTTCTCAATAAATTTTTCAACTTCAAAACAACCATCTTTCAGTTTTTTATAATTCGGCTTAATATAGCCAAACTCTTGACTGATTTGACGGGGAGAAGGAATTAAGCCAAAAGTAATTAAAAAATCATTTTTTCCTATTAACAAAGCAGTTTTGACCGCTTCAATAAACTTGGAATCGGGGCTGATAAGATGGTCGCTGGGACAGCTAAGAATGATTGCCGATTTATTCAGATTAAAAATTTTTTGGGAAGCCAGGGCAATAGCCGGAGCCGTATTTTTTTGAGCCGGTTCAATAATTAAATTTTCTTTGACAAATTTTAAATTTCTCAACTGAAAATTTATATCTTCGGCAAAATTTTCAGAGGTAATGATGTAAATTCTTTGAACCGGAATTATTTTTTTTAACCGGAAAAAAGTTTGCTCAATCAGGGTTTTTTGCCCAAATAATTTGAGCAGTTGTTTGGGATAAGAAGCCCGACTCAAGGGCCAAAGCCGAACCCCGGAACCGCCGGCTAAAATCAGACCGTATAATAAGTTTTGGCAACCTCCTTTTCCCATATTATTGTATTTTAGTTTAAAGCTTAAAATTTTTCCAGTTTTCTGTTATTATTAATCAATAATTAAATAATAATGAATTCAATAAGAACAAAAATCGGGCTGCCGGCAGTTTGTCGCGGCATTATTTTAATAGGAACGTTTTTAATTTTATTGACGCCTCTTATTATTAGCCGACCGTTCTTTTTTCCTTTTGTTGTTCCCAAGACCCTTTATTTTTTCGGCTTGATTCAGTTGATTTTTCTTGCCTGGCTAATCTTTTTAATTGTAGGCAAAAAACTTCAGTTCAAACTTAACCCCCTTTTTTTAGCCCTAACTTTATTTATTGGTGTCTTGATTTTAAGTTCAATTTTTGGTTTGAATTTTGAGCAAAGTTTTTGGGGAGAGTATGAAAGAATGGGTGGTCTTTTAACCTGGCTTCATCTCTTTCTTTTTTTTATTGTCATCTTTTCGGTTTTTAGAAGTCAAAATAAATGGTTAGCCATTTTTAGCATTTCAATTTTAGTTGCCACTATTGTCAGTTTGCTCGGTTTATTTTCAACGGTTGGTTATCACCCTATTTCCTTGTTGAGGTTTTCTTTGGCCGGTTCAACTTTGGGTAACAGTTCTTTTTTGGGCACTTATTTATTGTTTAATTCTTTTTTAGCCCTCTATCTATTTTTTATTTCCAAAGAAAATCTTTCTCGGGCTTCTTCTCTTTTCTCGGCTAAGAATTTTAAAATTTATTCGGCAGTTTGTTTTATAATAATTACCTTAGGTTTGATTTTCAGCGGAGCTCAAGCAGCCATTCTTTCTTTTGGAGGAGGATTGATTTTATTTTATTTGCTTTCTCTGCTTTTTTCCCAAAAAAGAAAAATAAAATTGGCTGGAATTTTCCTTTTAATCATTTTTACCGGCTTGATTTTTTCTTTCATTTATTTTTCTTTTGCCCCCGACACCTTTTTGGGAGAAAAAATATATGAGAGGTTTTCAAAATCAAGATTGGTCGTTTGGCAAAGCGCCTGGCAAATGTTTTTGGAACGACCCTGGTTTGGTTGGGGATTGGAGAATTATGAATTAGCCCATTTTAAACATTTTAACCCCCGACTTTTTCTGCCTGAATACGGAGGAGAAACAACTTTTGACAGGGCTCACAATATTGTTTTTGACACATTGGTGGCTAACGGAATTTTCGGACTAATTTTTTATCTGGGAATTTTTTTTAGCGCTTTTTACATTTTGTTTAAAAAATTCCTTGTTCAAAAAATTGACTTTTTTACCTTCCGAATTTTTTTGGTTATTTTAATTTCTTATTTTGTTCAAAACCTGACGGTTTTTGATATGACCTCTAGTTATTTGATGTTTTTTTTGATTTTGGGGTTTATCGCTTCCATTTCCGGGCAACAGAATTTCAAACAAGACCCCAGCCCTTATTGGCAACCAATAGCCGGGGGAAATTTATCTTTTTTTAACAAACTGCTTTGTTTCATCGTTTTACTCGTTTTTTGCCTTTCCTTTTTTAAATTTGTTTTTCAACCATTTTTGGCCTCCCGTTATATTTTTATTGCTCTCAGTTCTCCAATTCCCAAAGAAAGGGTCTTTTTTTATGAAAAAAGTTTACAAGCCACTCCGATGGGAAAACACCAGATTAGAAATGTTTTTGCCGACAGGGCAATGGCTTCCTTTTTTGAGAAAGAAATAGAAAAATTTCCAATAGAGGACTTTAAGTTGGAATTTGATTTTCTCGGCCAGGAATTGGAAAAAAACATTAAAGAAGTTCCCTTGGATTTTTCAACTCATCTTCAATTGGCTCGATTTTACATAATTTACAATCAAGTTGACCCGGCCAAAGAACTGCCAATTCAATCGCTTTTGGAAAAAGCGATTGAATTGAGTCCGAATAATCCCCAAGCATATTGGACTTTGGCTCAAAACCATTTCGTTTTGGGAAATTTTGACAAAGCCCTGTTTTTGGCTGAAAAAGCCGTTCAATTGGAGCCAAGAATCAAGCACTCCCATTTATTAATTATTCAATTAGCCAGATTGATAGGGGATGATCAGTTAGCCGAGAAAAAGTTTGAAGAAGCTGTTAAAATTAATCCCGATTGGCAAAAAGAATTTAAGGAAATTTTAATTGCTCCTCTTCCCGGGCAATAGCAAAGGCAATAATGAAATCTCAAATCTCAAATTTCAAATCCCAAACAAATTCTAAGCCCCAAATCCAAAATTTAAAAAAACTTATGCCAGGAATTCGGGAAAATGTTTTTTTGGCAAAATATACTAGTTTTAGGATTGGCGGGCCGGCGAAATATTTTTTTGAGGCGAAAACGAAAAAAGAAATCATTAAAGCCGTAAAATGGGCAAAAGAAAATAATTTGCCATTTTTTATTTTAGGCGGCGGCAGCAACTTATTGGTTTCTGATGAGGGATATAGTGGTTTAGTTATAAAACTACAAACTACAAACCACAAACTACAAACTAACAAAATTTATACTGATGCTGGCGTACCATTATCTTTATTAATTAGCGAATCGGTGAAGAATAATCTAACCGGTCTGGAGTGGGCGGCGGGAATTCCGGGTCAGGTTGGGGGAGCGATACGGGGGAATGCGGGGGCGTTTGGGAAGTCAATGGCAGATATTATAAAATCAGTGGAAGTATTGATGGTTACTGACCGTAAAATGCAAAATGCAAAATGCAAAATGCAAAATGACAAATTAAAATTCAAAATTAAAAAATTCTCAAATAGAGAATGTAAATTTAGATATAGAGACAGTCTATTTAGAAAATATCCAGACTTGATAATTCTTTCGGCGGAACTTTCTCTTAAAAAAGGAAAAAAAACGGAAATCAAAAAAAAGATTAAAGAATATTTAAACTATCGCAAAGAGACTCAACCATTAAATTTTCCTTCAGCCGGAAGTGTTTTTAAAAATCCGCCAGGATTTTCAGCCGGAAAGCTAATTGAAAAATGCGGTTTGAAAGGAAAAAAAATCAGAGAAGTCAAAATTTCAGAAAAGCATGCTAATTTTATTGTCAATTTGGGCAAAGGAAAAGCAAAAGATGTCAAAGAACTGATAAATCTGGCAAAGAAATCGGTAAAAAAGAAATTCGGAATAGTTTTAGAAGAAGAAATACAATATCTACCATAAAATTTCTAATTTCTAATTTCTAATTTCTAAATTTTGACTTATTAACCCTTGACAAACTTTCTTAAAGTGAAAAAATAAAATAATAATCTTTTTAAAAATGTTTTTTATTTTTCGTCGGACATATTTTATTAAATTTTTAAAATAGCGGTCGACTATTTATTTAAGATTTGTAAAATTTTTTAAAAAATTTTAAAATCATGGCAAAAAAGAAAGCAAAAAAAAAGAAAAAGAAATAAAATAACTCGTCCCACATTTTTAAGGCATCAAAAGAAAAGAGATTGATTTGTAAAATTTTTATCCTAAAAATGTGGGGCTTGTTATTAAAAAAAAGAAACAACCGTTAATCGCTTTTTTACTCTTTGTTTTTTGGTAAGAAATTCTCTTACCAATTCGCTTTACAAAAATTTTAAGGTTTTGTAGGGTAAGCGACTAACCAAAAACATGCAAAAAATAAAAAAGGAAACAAAGAGATCCATTCTCCCGAACGTTAGCAGGGGAGTGAGAAAAAGATTTATCTTCTTCAATCAATGGGTCAAAAAAACAAACAAACAAAAACACATTGGTATTCATTTATTTGCCGAGTTTTGGTTTGGCCGAATTATTGAGAATCCGAAAAAAATTAAAAAAATTTTAATTACAGCGGCAAAGAAATCCGAAAATACTCCCTTAAAAACAATCATCCATAAATTTTCACCCCAGGGAATAACCGGGGTTATTTTATTGCAAGAATCCCACATTGCCTTGCATTCATGGCCGGAAAAAAATTATCTGGCAATTGATATTTTTACTTGCGGCCAGAAAACCCTGCCTGATAAAGCCATTACTTATTTAAAAAAAACGTTTAAGCCAAAAAGAGTAGAAATTCAAAAAATAAAAAGAGGATTATTAAGATGAGAAAGAAATTTCTTTTTGCCTACCCGTCATCGCCTGCGGCTCGGGCCGCTAGCCGGCAGGGCAAAAATTGGTTTTTTGAGGTGTCAACCGAGTCGCCAACCCTTACTTGGGGGGTTTTGATTGAAAAAGAAATTTATTCCGGAAAAAGCAAATATCAGAAAATTGAAATTTTTGATACAAAAGAATTCGGCAGAATTTTGGCTTTGGACGGATTGGTTCAACTCTCAACCAAATACGAATTTGTTTATCATCAAATGCTGACGCACCCTGCTTTTTTATATCATTCAAATTCCCGAGCCGCAGCGAAGGGAGCGAAGAGGACTTCGTCCTCTTCTTTACCTTCACTTTTGCTTCGCAAAAGTTCGGTGCGAGAAGAAGATAAATCTTCTTCGACCTCCAAAAATATATTGATTCTTGGCGGAGGAGACGGAGGTGTCTTACGGGAAGCGGTCAAATATCCGGTCAAAGAAATTTTTTTGGTTGATATGGATAAAAAAGTCATAGATATTTCTAAAAAATATTTATCTTCGGTTTCCGGAGGAGCCTTTCAAGACAAAAGATTGAAAATATTTAATGAGAATGCTTTAAGATTTGTTAAAAACTATAAAAATTATTTTGATATTATTATTAATGATTTGACCGATCCGAACGGCCACTCGCTTGCTCTTTGGCAAGCCAGATTTTACAAAGACATTTTGGGGGCTTTGAAAGAAAATGGAGTGGCCGCTTTTCAAACAGCCCTTCTTAAAGAAAAATTTGCCAAAAGAACAAGAAAAAAACTAAAGCAAATCTTTCCCTTTTTAAAAATTCACAAGGCTTTTGTCGGCTGTTTTCCTTTTAACGAACACACATTTTCTTTCGGTTCAAAAAAAATTGATTTTGACAAAATTAGTTTTAAAAAAATAAAAGAAAGATATAAAAAATTCAATCTTCAAGCGCTCGGATATTATTCTCCGGAAATCCATTTTTCCTCAGCCGCCTTGCCAAAAGATGAAAGGAGCTAAGCTCCTTTTTAGGTTTGAAATAGAAAGGAGCTAAGTAGAAAGGAGCTAAGCTCCTTTTTAGGTTTGTAGGTTTGAAAAATCTTAATTTTTGATATAGAATATAAAATATGTCAATAATTGCGAAAATTTTTGGAGACGCCAACGAGAAATATCTGAAACAACTTCAGCCGATAGTTGATAAAATAAATGAACTCGAAAGTAAATTCGGGGCTTTTTCTAACGAACAGCTAAAAGTCAAAACCCAACAACTAAAAAATAACTTAAATGTAACGAGGCAAGGCCTCGTTACATTAGATGAGGTGTTGCCGGAGGCCTTTGCTTTGGTTCGGGAAGCGACTAAAAGAACTTTAAAGCAAAGGCATTTTGATGTCCAGCTAATTGGCGGAATTGTTTTACATCAAGGAAAAATTGCCGAGATGAAAACCGGTGAAGGAAAGACCCTGGCAGCCACTCTGCCCCTCTATTTAAATGCTCTGGAAGGAAAAGGATGCCATTTGGTGACGGTTAATGATTATTTGGCAAAAAGAGATACGGTTTGGATGGGGCAGATATATCACTTATTGGGATTGTCGGTAGGTTGTATCGTCCATGATAATGCTTATCTTTATGACCCTACTTATCAAACAGAAACCCAAAACTCAAAAACCGAGCCCGGCGACAACGGGGCGAGGGGGGAGAAGAGAACAAAGTTCTCTGCGACCATCAAAACGCAAAACTACAACTCAAAACTTAAAACTGACGAAAAGGACAAAGAACGCGACTTGGTTGGAGGATTTAAGGTTGTTGAAAGTTATTTGAGACCTTGTTCCAGAAAAGAGGCCTATGCGGCTGACATTACTTACGGCACCAATAATGAATTCGGTTTTGATTATTTGAGAGATAACATGGCTTACCCCGTTAGAAATGAAATTTCTAACGGGGCTTATGATTTGCCAGTTGTTCAAAGGGGGTACAACTTCGCAATAATTGACGAAGTTGATTCCATTTTAATTGATGAAGCCAGAACACCGTTGATAATTTCCGCTCCTGATATGGAAAGTTCAAAATGGTACCAAGAATTTTCCAAAATTATTCCTAAATTAAATTTTAAAGAAGATTACGAAATTGATGAAAAAATGAAAGTGGCCACCCTGACCGAGAACGGAATAAATAAAATTGAAAAAATTCTGGGATTAGAAAATATTTATGAGAAAAAAGGAATGAGGTATTTGCATCATTTAGAACAATCCCTGCGAGCTGAAGCCCTTTTTAAAAAAGACAAAGATTATGTTATTAAAGAGGGTCAGGTGATTATTGTTGATGAATTTACCGGTCGTCTTATGCCCGGTCGTCGCTGGTCCAGCGGCCTTCATCAGGCAATTGAAGCCAAAGAAGGGGTTAAAGTTCAGCCGGAATCTTTAACTCTGGCTTCCATTACTTTTCAAAATTATTTCAGAATGTATAAAAAATTGGCCGGAATGACTGGCACAGCCCTAACTTCGGCTGAAGAATTTGACAAGGTTTACGGTTTGGAGGTAATTTGCGTTCCGACCAACAAACCAATGATTCGTCAAGGTTTGCCGGATGTTGTTTTTAAGACCGAAAAAGGAAAATTTATGGCTATTGTCAAAGAAATCAAACAAAGGCATGAAAAAGGACAGCCGGTTTTGGTTGGCACCACTTCCATTGAAAAAAACGAATATTTGGGAAAATTATTGGAAAGAGAAGGCATTTCTCACCAGATTTTAAATGCCAAACACCACGAGAAAGAAGCTCAGATTATCGCCCAAACCGGGAAATTAAAAGCAATAACCATAGCCACTAATATGGCCGGTCGGGGAGTGGATATAATTTTGGGCGGCAACCCGGTTGACCAACAAGAGGCAGAGAAAGTCAAAAAATTGGCCGGATTGCACATCATTGGCACGGAAAGGCACGAAGCCAGAAGAATTGACAATCAGCTGCGGGGAAGGTCTGGTCGTCAAGGAGACCCTGGCTCTTCCCAATTTTTTCTTTCTTTAGAAGACGATTTAATGCGGATTTTCGGCGGAGAGAGAATAAAAAATTTAATGGAAATCTTAAAACTTCCGGAAGACCAGCCGATTGAAGCTAAATTGATTTCCAAAGCAATTGAGGAAGCCCAGTCAAAAATTGAAGGATTAAATTTTGATTTAAGAAAACATATTCTGGAATACGATGATGTTATGAACAAACACAGGGAAGTTCTTTATAGGAAAAGAAGAGAGTTTTTGGAAATTGAAAATTGGAAATTGAAAATTGAAAATTGGTTGAAAACTCCAGAGGAAAAGAAAACTTTAGGGGAAAAAATAAAAGAATTAGGGGAAAACTTTAAGGCCGTTGCCCGATTTATCAGTTTAAAAACATTAGATACTCTTTGGTTGGAACATTTGGAAAATATGGAACGTTTAAGGGACTCGGTAAAATTAAGAGCTTACGGTCAACGGGATCCTTTGGTGGAATATAAATCAGAGAGTCGGAAAATGTTTCAGGGGTTGTTGGACCAAATGGAATCAACAATCGCTCAGACAATTTTACAAGTTAGTTTAACCAAAGAACCAAAAGCTTTTGTTCCTCATCAACAATATCAAAGAACAGGTCAAACTTGGCAAAGCGGAGTAAAAGCCGGCCGCAATGACCCTTGCCCTTGTGGTAAAAAAAATCCGGCTACCGGCAAACCAATAAAATACAAAAAATGTTGCTGGCCGAAATACGGCTAAAACCTCAATGTAACGAAGCAAGGCCTCGTTACATTGAAGCCTCGTTACATTGAAGTCAAATGTAACGAAGCAAGGCCTCGTTACATTAATTAGACGGTTTTAATTGGATTTTGATTGTGTTATAATAAAAAAGATATGTCAAAAAACAAAGTTTATTTTTACTTAGTCGTTATTTTTATTTTGGCTTTTGGGGCTGGAAATTTGGTTTATCCCGGATATTTTAATCGGTTAGCCGATTATATTAATCTGCCCCGCTTTCCGGAAATTCCTTTCAAATTGGGTCTGGATTTACAGGGCGGGGCCCACTTGGTTTATCAGGCCGATTTAACCGGGATTAGCCAGGAAGACCGGGCTTCAGCCATGGAGGGTTTGCGGGATGTAATTGAAAGAAGAGTTGATATTTTCGGAGTTAGAGAGCCGGTAATTCAGGTTCAGGGCGAAAGATTGATTATTGAGTTAGCCGGAGTAATGGATGTT
Coding sequences:
- a CDS encoding glycosyltransferase family 4 protein — translated: IYPLLKKYKIDLLFSPSPAAPFFYKNKIVVIHDCAYDRFKEFENLLSKIYFRAMFYGAKYFSRKIITSSNFSKKELVEIYKINPEKIEVIYGGVPEMPEVSDEIVKTTLNKFKIDKPYFFYVGNWRPRKNLSGLIKAFKLFREKGLDYLLVIGGRKDKRFLDLEKEIKGNRLEGKVILTDTVSREEISSLYQKAKALTFPSFYEGFGLPVLESQSLGIPVLTSNTSSLPEVAGDSVLYVDPYNLEEIARGMEKIVLDEKLREDLIKKGFENIKRFSWEKAAKETLKVLKEAYLVRG
- a CDS encoding ATP-binding protein, with product MIKNIILQHKLEQEKFLSKEYITREKLNFAKKFLDKDLIKVITGPRRSGKSVFSILLLKRKEFAYLNFDDENLLKFKNYDEIVKTILEVYPKSKYVLFDEIQNLENWEFFVNKLQRRGYNLILTGSNAKLLSKELGTVLTGRYIPIEIFPFSFKEFLITKNFEIKKEYLEIPETKGKIFNYLDNYLKNGGFPEVVVKNLEAKDYLETLFDAILLKDVVKRYGVRFSQKIYDLAIYLVSNFSSEFSFTKLKNILNFRSVNTVQNYLRYLEEAYLVFSLDRFSFKTKEQIRSPRKIYLVDNGFILAKSFQFSQNIGKLMENLVLVEILRRGCELNKDIFYYKTRNERKIDFILKEGLKIKKLIQVCYDPNDLDTQKRELKSLVEASEELNCNDLLIITWDYEGDKWFKGKKIKFIPLWKWLISD
- a CDS encoding glycosyltransferase is translated as MKILQVNKLYSPWIGGVEKAVQDIAEGLNGKDNFEIEVLVCQPRGCGKIEEINGVKVTKAGSLGMFWGMPISFSFLSLFKKLSKEADIINFHHPFPLGDLAIFLFKPKAKLIVHYHSDIIRQKVLEIFFKPLIFNTLKGAEKILISNPNLIKSSSYLQSRRK
- a CDS encoding glycosyltransferase, whose translation is MCKADENEIQKIKEKYGKFILFVGRLNYYKGLGYLVEAMKDVEAKLIITGEGPEKKNLEFKIKNLKLEDKIYFLSLRLGKELINFYHACSVFVLPSIFKSEAFGIVLIEAMACGKPIVSTELGTGTSFVNQDGVTGFVVPPQNSRALSQAIQKIIENKKLAQEFGQNSIKRVKELFSKEKNLEKIISIYENLL
- a CDS encoding mannose-1-phosphate guanylyltransferase/mannose-6-phosphate isomerase; this encodes MGKGGCQNLLYGLILAGGSGVRLWPLSRASYPKQLLKLFGQKTLIEQTFFRLKKIIPVQRIYIITSENFAEDINFQLRNLKFVKENLIIEPAQKNTAPAIALASQKIFNLNKSAIILSCPSDHLISPDSKFIEAVKTALLIGKNDFLITFGLIPSPRQISQEFGYIKPNYKKLKDGCFEVEKFIEKPDLETIKKLIKEKCFLNSGIFLWKAEIILKELKKFLPKIYRAVSSYQNLEKFSKLYQNLEPVSIDKGVLEHSQKIRVRPVNFKWQDIGSWNSLYRLSAKNSAKNVFKERVFSSDCQSCLIYGAPKRIIAAIGLKDLIVVDTEDALLVADREKTSQLKNIFEKIKNNNLSQYLQHPTVYRPWGFFTLIEEGDNFKVKKLVVKPGEKLSLQFHNKRKEHWTVLRGRAKVKLNDSVFFLKPHQSIDIPRGAKHCLENFGKKPLEIIEIQNGQYLGEDDIIRIEDKYGRLN
- a CDS encoding O-antigen ligase family protein, giving the protein MNSIRTKIGLPAVCRGIILIGTFLILLTPLIISRPFFFPFVVPKTLYFFGLIQLIFLAWLIFLIVGKKLQFKLNPLFLALTLFIGVLILSSIFGLNFEQSFWGEYERMGGLLTWLHLFLFFIVIFSVFRSQNKWLAIFSISILVATIVSLLGLFSTVGYHPISLLRFSLAGSTLGNSSFLGTYLLFNSFLALYLFFISKENLSRASSLFSAKNFKIYSAVCFIIITLGLIFSGAQAAILSFGGGLILFYLLSLLFSQKRKIKLAGIFLLIIFTGLIFSFIYFSFAPDTFLGEKIYERFSKSRLVVWQSAWQMFLERPWFGWGLENYELAHFKHFNPRLFLPEYGGETTFDRAHNIVFDTLVANGIFGLIFYLGIFFSAFYILFKKFLVQKIDFFTFRIFLVILISYFVQNLTVFDMTSSYLMFFLILGFIASISGQQNFKQDPSPYWQPIAGGNLSFFNKLLCFIVLLVFCLSFFKFVFQPFLASRYIFIALSSPIPKERVFFYEKSLQATPMGKHQIRNVFADRAMASFFEKEIEKFPIEDFKLEFDFLGQELEKNIKEVPLDFSTHLQLARFYIIYNQVDPAKELPIQSLLEKAIELSPNNPQAYWTLAQNHFVLGNFDKALFLAEKAVQLEPRIKHSHLLIIQLARLIGDDQLAEKKFEEAVKINPDWQKEFKEILIAPLPGQ
- the murB gene encoding UDP-N-acetylmuramate dehydrogenase; this encodes MPGIRENVFLAKYTSFRIGGPAKYFFEAKTKKEIIKAVKWAKENNLPFFILGGGSNLLVSDEGYSGLVIKLQTTNHKLQTNKIYTDAGVPLSLLISESVKNNLTGLEWAAGIPGQVGGAIRGNAGAFGKSMADIIKSVEVLMVTDRKMQNAKCKMQNDKLKFKIKKFSNRECKFRYRDSLFRKYPDLIILSAELSLKKGKKTEIKKKIKEYLNYRKETQPLNFPSAGSVFKNPPGFSAGKLIEKCGLKGKKIREVKISEKHANFIVNLGKGKAKDVKELINLAKKSVKKKFGIVLEEEIQYLP